The following nucleotide sequence is from Geothermobacter ehrlichii.
ATGAAGCTGCGCGACGTGAAGAGGGTGGTGGTCTCCTCGGCGGTGACCTCGGCCACGCTGCTGGTGATCGTCTCCGGGGCCTCGGTGTTCGGCGAGTACCTCACCTTCGAGCAGATACCGAACCAGATCGCCGAGGCGGTGGTCAGCCACATCGACTCGCCCTGGATCTTTCTGCTGGCGGTCAACATCCTGCTGCTGATCATCGGCATGTTCATGGACATCATCTCGGCGACGCTGATTCTGACGCCGATCTTTCTGCCGCTGCTGTCAAAGTTCGGCATCGACACCATGCACTTCGGACTGCTGATGACCATCAACCTGGGGA
It contains:
- a CDS encoding TRAP transporter large permease subunit, which codes for MKLRDVKRVVVSSAVTSATLLVIVSGASVFGEYLTFEQIPNQIAEAVVSHIDSPWIFLLAVNILLLIIGMFMDIISATLILTPIFLPLLSKFGIDTMHFGLLMTINLGIGYCTPPLGVSLYISGATVDRNLLYVSRSVIPFLLIQIGILMVLTYWSDLVMLLPRLVYG